Proteins from one Peromyscus eremicus chromosome 8a, PerEre_H2_v1, whole genome shotgun sequence genomic window:
- the LOC131916200 gene encoding olfactory receptor 1468-like, producing the protein MIMKNQTIASQFLLLGLHIPSEHQHLFYALFLVIYLTTILGNLIIIILILLDSHLHTPMYLFLSNLSFSDLCFSSVTMPKLLQNMQSQDPSITYAGCLTQMYFLMVFGDMESFLLVVMAYDRYVAICFPLHYTSIMNPKLCVCLMVLFWVLTVLYSLLHTLLLARLSFCEDNVIPQFFCDISDLLKLACSDIYINELMIFILGGLVIVIPFLLIVVSYVQIVSSILKLSSARVIYKVFSTCGSHLSVVSLFYGTIIGLYIFPAANNSTVKETAMAMMYTVVTPMLNPFIYSLRNRDMKEALIRVLCKKKISL; encoded by the coding sequence ATGATAATGAAGAACCAAACTATTGCCTCTCAGTTTCTCCTCCTGGGTCTGCACATCCCCTCAGAGCACCAGCACCTGTTCTATGCCCTGTTCTTGGTAATTTACCTCACCACCATCCTGGGGAACCTCATCATCATCATTCTCATTCTACTGGACTCCCAtctccacacacccatgtacttgTTTCTCAGCAACTtgtccttctctgacctctgcttctcctctgtcACAATGCCCAAATTGCTGCAGAACATGCAGAGCCAGGACCCATCCATCACCTATGCAGGCTGCCTGACACAAATGTATTTTCTAATGGTTTTTGGGGACATGGAGAGCTTCCTTCTTGTGgtcatggcctatgaccgctatgtggccatctgtttCCCGCTCCATTACACCAGCATCATGAACCccaaactctgtgtgtgtctgatggTGCTGTTCTGGGTACTTACTGTGCTGTATTCCCTGTTGCACACGCTACTCTTGGCTAGATTGTCATTCTGTGAGGACAATGTGATCCCCCAGTTTTTCTGTGACATATCTGACCTGCTCAAGTTGGCATGCTCTGACATTTATATTAATGAACTAATGATATTTATCTTGGGAGGGCTCGTTATTGTCATCCCATTCTTACTTATTGTTGTTTCCTATGTACAAATTGTCTCCTCCATCCTAAAACTTTCTTCTGCTCGGGTTATCTACAAGGTCTTCTCCACCTGTGGCTCCCACCTGTCTGTGGTCTCACTGTTCTATGGGACAATTATTGGTCTCTACATATTTCCAGCAGCTAATAACTCCACTGTGAAGGAGACTGCCATGGCCATGATGTACACAGTGGTGACTCCCATGCTGAATCCCTtcatctacagcctgaggaacagAGATATGAAAGAGGCCCTGATAAGAGTCCTTTGCAAGAAGAAAATCTCCTTATAG